Proteins from a single region of Pseudarthrobacter sp. NIBRBAC000502772:
- a CDS encoding ThuA domain-containing protein, which produces MNNKLRIRVWNEGVHEALNEPSHIGEIYPDGIHGAIAAGLRSYYPDAEITTAVLATDDEHGLDEDILADTDVLLWWGHMAHAEVSEAVVERVHRHVLGGMGLIVLHSGHFAKVFTRLLGTSCSLAWRNDGERELVWTVKPSHPIAEGVDSPIVIPEQEMYGELFDIPDPDDLIFISSFAGGEVFRSGVTFTRGKGRIFYFSPGDQEYPVYHHPQIQRVLANGVRWAAQPELHRSVPAVSNPGRGWFEEA; this is translated from the coding sequence ATGAACAACAAGCTGAGAATCCGGGTCTGGAACGAGGGCGTCCACGAGGCCCTCAACGAGCCGTCCCACATCGGGGAAATCTACCCCGACGGCATCCACGGTGCCATCGCGGCCGGGCTGCGCTCCTACTACCCGGACGCCGAGATCACGACGGCGGTCCTGGCAACCGACGATGAGCACGGCCTCGACGAGGACATCCTCGCCGACACCGACGTCCTGCTGTGGTGGGGCCACATGGCTCACGCCGAGGTGAGCGAGGCCGTCGTCGAACGCGTCCACCGGCACGTCCTGGGCGGAATGGGGCTCATCGTGCTCCATTCGGGGCACTTCGCGAAGGTTTTCACGCGGCTGCTGGGCACCAGCTGCTCCCTGGCGTGGCGGAACGACGGCGAACGCGAGCTGGTATGGACCGTCAAGCCGTCGCATCCCATCGCCGAGGGCGTGGACAGCCCCATCGTCATCCCCGAGCAGGAGATGTACGGCGAGCTGTTCGACATCCCGGACCCCGACGACCTGATCTTCATCAGCTCGTTCGCCGGCGGCGAGGTGTTCCGGTCCGGGGTCACGTTCACCCGCGGCAAGGGCCGGATTTTCTACTTCAGCCCCGGCGACCAGGAATACCCGGTCTACCACCACCCGCAGATCCAGCGGGTCCTCGCGAACGGCGTGCGCTGGGCGGCCCAGCCTGAGCTGCACCGATCCGTGCCGGCCGTGAGCAACCCTGGCCGGGGCTGGTTCGAGGAGGCGTAG
- a CDS encoding substrate-binding domain-containing protein, with the protein MSPDQPSEVAGKSLFALQRRERLMEELRAHGAITVRGIAVKLGVSELTIRRDVNILADEGLVSRVHGGATLPSKLDRSATSGRPPQHSYSIGMVVPSLDYYWPQVISGARAEAEEQNLRILVRGSAYDAADNRRQVQALLDTQNIDGLIVAPDLTGEVGQELLRWLNALPIPVVLAERRSPGETPAHRLEWVATDHAFGAGMAVRHLWQEGHRQIGCLADSSSPTSPHVVRGWRQALAALKIPVAGSVHEDSAKLPNGDRAAHFDHVLELCRKTGTTAMLVHSDTQAVAFVQHCVDRGIQVPGDMAIVGYDDEVAYLAEPAISAVRPPKQYVGKVAVQLMAARLAEGRMRPVHRIELNPELILRESSIGGPRLPSAGLLQESL; encoded by the coding sequence ATGAGCCCCGACCAACCTTCCGAGGTGGCAGGGAAATCCCTGTTCGCTCTCCAGCGCCGCGAGCGGCTGATGGAGGAACTGCGTGCCCACGGCGCCATCACGGTCCGTGGCATCGCCGTGAAACTGGGCGTCAGCGAGCTCACCATCCGGCGGGACGTGAACATCCTCGCCGACGAGGGCCTGGTCTCGCGCGTCCACGGCGGCGCCACGCTGCCCAGCAAGCTGGACCGGTCGGCCACCTCGGGCCGTCCGCCGCAGCACAGCTACTCCATCGGGATGGTGGTTCCCTCGCTGGACTACTACTGGCCCCAGGTAATCAGCGGCGCCCGGGCGGAGGCGGAGGAGCAGAACCTGCGGATCCTGGTCCGCGGCTCTGCCTACGATGCCGCCGACAACCGCCGGCAGGTCCAGGCGCTGCTCGATACGCAAAACATCGACGGGCTGATCGTTGCCCCGGACCTGACCGGTGAGGTGGGGCAGGAGCTACTCCGCTGGCTGAACGCGTTGCCTATTCCGGTGGTGCTCGCCGAACGGCGCTCGCCGGGGGAAACCCCCGCACACCGCCTCGAATGGGTGGCCACGGACCACGCGTTCGGCGCCGGCATGGCTGTCCGGCACCTGTGGCAGGAGGGCCATCGGCAGATTGGCTGCCTGGCCGATTCCTCAAGCCCCACCAGCCCGCACGTGGTGCGGGGGTGGCGCCAAGCCCTGGCGGCCCTGAAGATCCCGGTGGCAGGCTCCGTCCACGAGGATTCGGCCAAACTGCCCAACGGCGACCGCGCCGCGCACTTTGACCATGTCCTGGAGCTGTGCAGGAAAACGGGGACCACGGCCATGCTGGTCCATTCGGACACGCAGGCGGTGGCCTTTGTGCAGCACTGTGTGGACCGGGGGATCCAGGTGCCGGGGGACATGGCGATCGTGGGCTACGACGACGAAGTGGCCTACCTTGCCGAGCCCGCCATTTCGGCCGTCCGGCCACCCAAGCAGTATGTGGGGAAGGTGGCCGTCCAGCTGATGGCCGCCCGCCTCGCCGAGGGGCGGATGCGGCCGGTGCACCGGATCGAACTGAACCCGGAGCTGATCCTCCGCGAGTCATCGATCGGCGGGCCGCGCTTGCCCTCCGCCGGCCTGCTGCAGGAATCCCTGTGA
- a CDS encoding heparinase II/III family protein — MNPLPVSASARVLGGGPLTDAWGIGASSAGLEGLLATGGATIPGGACRPNGRPNGQGRSGLRVRPKGDAAWLSVGGTALAGLAAQAMTERGTAWPQPLVSHYARYFRDGNRTAYEGLVAARQQRLTRAVVMALSAGSDVRIGSDAGAGPGEDWLDEVIDGVHLLCEQSSWSWAAHDDVFTRSGEVVPDKSQPYLDLGAGEVAAQLAWTDYVLGDALDIRAPGLRRRIRQETHERAITPFLERLDWHWLGLDGDVHNWNPWIHTNLIAAALFLVDDPQRQAATVARCIEGLDRFLASLPADGAIDEGFAYWWNGAGRALEGLALLEEATGGALDVDLPVIRQLVAFPHRMHLGGTWFLNVADGPARAATGLPWDMLHRWAVRLGDRDAARHAASFVSGQPEATAGLGRVLHSLLDPPRLDPPRLDPPRLDPPRLDVGTAGIQSPPLVPFTYLPSVQIMVARETAGTPQGLVLAAKGGHNGEHHNHRDVGSVVVAVDGVPLLVDAGQPTYTAKTFGPDRYDIRAMQSAWHSVPAPFGLEQGTGKAFAAAVWHAPTAENATLRLALGAAYGLHPEQWVRTSSLDREARRVVVADRWDLPISPANAASLDSAVPPDHAVPPETAEPKRLTSDVDITYLAAGTIRLGRDGSAIILPTGIPTADESSAGDARGAVLRWEPAAAVVLVDEWPLDDPLLSGVWGARLTRLRFRLPAEFSAAGAFTLTVEATS; from the coding sequence ATGAATCCGCTGCCCGTCAGCGCCTCTGCCCGTGTCCTGGGTGGTGGGCCCCTCACAGACGCCTGGGGAATCGGCGCTTCGAGCGCCGGCCTCGAGGGTCTGCTCGCCACAGGCGGGGCCACCATTCCAGGCGGGGCCTGCCGTCCGAACGGGCGTCCGAACGGGCAAGGCCGTTCCGGACTCCGGGTCCGGCCGAAGGGTGACGCGGCGTGGCTCAGCGTCGGTGGCACCGCGCTTGCCGGTCTGGCAGCACAGGCGATGACGGAACGAGGCACCGCCTGGCCGCAGCCCCTGGTCTCGCACTATGCGCGGTACTTTCGGGATGGCAATCGCACGGCCTACGAAGGGCTGGTGGCGGCACGCCAACAGCGTCTGACCCGGGCGGTGGTGATGGCGCTGAGTGCCGGATCCGACGTCAGGATAGGATCCGACGCCGGGGCCGGACCCGGCGAAGACTGGCTCGACGAGGTGATCGACGGCGTCCACCTGCTCTGCGAACAGAGTTCCTGGAGCTGGGCCGCGCATGATGACGTGTTCACGCGCAGCGGCGAGGTGGTGCCGGACAAGTCCCAGCCTTACCTGGATCTTGGGGCCGGCGAGGTTGCCGCGCAGCTCGCGTGGACCGACTACGTCCTGGGGGATGCTCTGGACATCCGGGCACCCGGCCTTCGCCGCAGGATCCGTCAGGAAACGCACGAACGCGCCATCACCCCCTTCCTTGAACGCCTGGACTGGCACTGGCTGGGGCTCGACGGTGATGTCCACAACTGGAACCCCTGGATCCACACCAACCTGATTGCCGCGGCCCTTTTCCTGGTGGATGACCCTCAACGGCAGGCAGCCACGGTTGCCCGGTGCATCGAGGGCCTGGACCGCTTCCTGGCCTCCCTCCCCGCTGACGGGGCCATCGACGAGGGCTTCGCCTATTGGTGGAACGGGGCCGGGCGGGCGCTGGAGGGCCTCGCGCTGCTGGAGGAAGCCACCGGCGGGGCGCTCGACGTCGACCTTCCGGTGATCCGCCAGCTCGTCGCCTTTCCGCACCGCATGCACCTGGGCGGAACTTGGTTTCTCAACGTAGCGGACGGCCCGGCCCGGGCGGCCACCGGGTTGCCGTGGGACATGCTGCACCGCTGGGCCGTGCGCTTGGGCGACCGGGACGCCGCACGGCACGCTGCCTCGTTCGTTTCCGGCCAGCCGGAGGCGACGGCGGGACTGGGCCGGGTCCTGCACTCTCTCTTGGACCCGCCCCGACTGGACCCGCCCCGACTTGACCCGCCCCGACTTGACCCGCCCCGACTGGATGTCGGAACCGCCGGGATCCAGTCCCCGCCGCTGGTTCCGTTCACCTATCTCCCGTCGGTGCAGATCATGGTGGCCCGCGAGACTGCGGGCACCCCGCAAGGCCTGGTGCTGGCGGCCAAGGGCGGGCACAACGGCGAGCACCATAACCACCGCGACGTCGGCTCCGTGGTGGTCGCGGTTGACGGCGTTCCGCTGCTGGTGGACGCCGGCCAGCCCACTTACACGGCCAAGACCTTCGGCCCGGACCGGTACGACATCCGTGCCATGCAGAGTGCCTGGCACAGTGTTCCGGCACCGTTCGGACTGGAGCAGGGCACGGGGAAGGCCTTCGCCGCGGCCGTGTGGCATGCACCCACCGCTGAGAACGCCACACTCCGGCTGGCACTCGGAGCGGCCTATGGCCTGCACCCGGAGCAATGGGTCAGAACGTCCTCGCTGGACCGGGAAGCCCGGCGGGTGGTCGTCGCCGACCGCTGGGACCTTCCGATCTCCCCGGCCAACGCAGCCTCGCTGGACAGCGCCGTCCCGCCTGACCATGCCGTCCCGCCGGAGACCGCAGAGCCGAAAAGATTAACGTCCGACGTCGACATCACCTACCTCGCGGCAGGCACCATCCGCCTGGGCCGGGACGGCTCCGCCATCATCCTGCCCACCGGAATTCCGACAGCCGACGAATCGTCGGCCGGGGACGCCCGGGGAGCGGTGCTGCGCTGGGAGCCGGCCGCCGCCGTCGTACTCGTGGATGAGTGGCCACTGGATGACCCCTTGCTGTCCGGCGTGTGGGGCGCGCGGCTGACCCGGCTGCGCTTCCGCCTGCCCGCAGAATTCAGCGCCGCCGGCGCATTTACCCTGACAGTGGAGGCAACATCATGA
- a CDS encoding ThuA domain-containing protein, whose protein sequence is MTAGRLTEPRALLLTGSGRYADPWHPFAETSAALAALLREAGFGVETADDVDAALAGLVTPGATGVSGAGLPDLLVVNVGLPRDDLPSPGTPEAVAGLRRWLEEGRPLLVSHVSSTSFLDSPEWEAALGGRWIRGTSMHPAYGPAGIHVRRESGPVVEGIADFELPDERYSYLATAPGITIHATHTHEDLEHPIMWSLDRRPGRTFYDALGHDAASYQSPEHREILLRAVTWLTADQQL, encoded by the coding sequence GTGACGGCGGGCAGGCTGACGGAGCCTCGGGCGCTGCTCCTGACCGGCTCCGGGCGGTACGCAGACCCGTGGCACCCGTTCGCCGAGACGTCCGCCGCCTTGGCGGCCCTCCTCCGGGAGGCGGGGTTCGGCGTCGAGACCGCTGACGACGTCGATGCCGCCTTAGCCGGCCTGGTCACCCCGGGTGCCACGGGAGTTTCCGGCGCTGGCCTCCCCGACCTGCTGGTAGTCAATGTGGGCCTGCCCCGGGATGACCTGCCCTCACCCGGGACGCCGGAAGCCGTGGCCGGACTGCGGCGCTGGCTGGAGGAGGGACGGCCCCTGCTGGTGAGCCATGTCAGCTCCACGAGCTTCCTCGATTCCCCCGAATGGGAAGCCGCGCTGGGCGGCCGCTGGATCCGCGGAACGTCCATGCATCCGGCGTACGGACCGGCCGGGATCCACGTTCGCCGGGAATCCGGCCCCGTGGTTGAGGGCATCGCAGACTTCGAGCTGCCGGACGAGCGTTACAGCTACCTGGCCACGGCGCCGGGCATCACCATCCATGCGACGCACACCCACGAAGACCTCGAACACCCCATCATGTGGTCCCTGGACCGGCGGCCTGGGCGGACGTTCTACGATGCACTGGGCCATGACGCCGCCTCCTACCAGTCACCCGAGCACCGCGAAATCCTGCTGCGTGCCGTCACCTGGCTCACCGCCGACCAGCAACTCTGA
- a CDS encoding DUF2264 domain-containing protein — MPSTMTPLVLTLPELDRDLSPYTGLTRAHWCAYADHLLRSAHRYGTADHANIHLPGANSAYGPRSDALEAFARTFLLASFRIAGDPGGTGWIAEWYARGLDAGTDPANPDRWPTPGELGQAKVEAASLAVGLALTRDVLWDKFPQRVQEQLVAWFETVIGEDYPPINWVWFQIVVETFLASVGGRSSDADIDAGLAIHDSLYRGHGWFADGPERAYDHYVGWAFQVYPQLWALMAPGDPRVQARKKLDGDRLADYLDDASHLVGANGAPLIQGRSLIYRFAAAAPFWAGELAGHTRLSPGLSRRAASGMLDYFARRGSITNDGLLSIGWHGEFAGMRQSYSGAGSPYWAAKGFLGLALPADHRVWTAVEEPLPVEAGDTRRLIAAPGWQVDGTAADGVVRIRNHGTDHANAGVVVADSPLYARLGYSTHTFPDLEPESLDNAVVLVDAEGRLTHRTGFEFLGQKDLDGILAGASRATANWIAVDPDGGPDHGSGASGTATPGPEITVVSLTRGAVEVRLVRVQGTSPGTPARLRIGGWPVDAESPTESEIRPLAGWGSPLDDAGTWQREAPHPVGERLTIPWIGTPGAADDGDYAAVVVLAGAGGAEAAAGVRFVPAQGGPGGGGRFEFADGTAVGLSAVLEFLSR; from the coding sequence ATGCCATCCACCATGACGCCCCTTGTCCTGACCCTGCCGGAGCTGGACCGCGACCTCTCGCCCTACACAGGCCTGACCCGCGCGCACTGGTGTGCTTACGCCGATCATTTGCTGCGCTCCGCCCACCGCTACGGCACCGCGGACCACGCCAACATCCATCTGCCCGGAGCCAACAGCGCCTACGGCCCGCGAAGCGATGCGCTGGAGGCGTTCGCCCGGACATTCCTGCTGGCCTCCTTCCGGATCGCCGGCGACCCAGGCGGCACCGGCTGGATCGCGGAATGGTACGCACGGGGCCTCGACGCCGGCACGGACCCGGCGAATCCCGACCGGTGGCCGACCCCGGGGGAGCTGGGCCAGGCCAAGGTGGAGGCCGCTTCGTTGGCAGTTGGGCTGGCCCTGACCCGCGATGTGCTGTGGGACAAGTTCCCGCAGCGGGTCCAGGAACAGCTGGTTGCCTGGTTCGAAACGGTGATCGGCGAGGACTATCCACCCATCAACTGGGTCTGGTTCCAGATTGTGGTGGAAACCTTCCTTGCAAGCGTCGGCGGGCGTTCGTCGGACGCGGACATCGACGCCGGCCTGGCCATCCACGATTCGCTCTACCGCGGCCATGGCTGGTTTGCCGACGGTCCAGAGCGGGCCTACGACCACTACGTGGGCTGGGCCTTCCAGGTTTACCCCCAGCTTTGGGCGCTGATGGCGCCTGGTGATCCGCGCGTGCAGGCCCGCAAGAAGCTCGACGGCGACCGGCTCGCCGACTACCTCGACGACGCCTCCCACCTCGTGGGAGCCAACGGGGCTCCGCTCATCCAGGGCCGCAGCCTCATCTACCGCTTCGCCGCGGCCGCCCCGTTCTGGGCCGGCGAACTTGCCGGCCACACCCGGCTGTCTCCGGGGCTGAGCCGGCGCGCGGCCTCCGGCATGCTGGACTACTTCGCCCGCCGCGGCTCCATCACCAATGACGGGCTGCTTTCGATCGGCTGGCACGGCGAATTCGCCGGCATGAGGCAGTCCTATTCGGGCGCAGGGTCACCGTACTGGGCCGCGAAGGGCTTCCTGGGACTGGCGCTCCCGGCGGACCACCGGGTGTGGACCGCCGTCGAGGAGCCCCTGCCCGTGGAGGCCGGGGACACCCGGCGGCTCATCGCGGCGCCCGGCTGGCAGGTGGACGGAACAGCGGCCGACGGCGTTGTCCGGATCCGGAACCACGGCACCGACCACGCCAATGCTGGAGTGGTGGTCGCCGATTCCCCGCTCTACGCCCGGCTGGGATACTCCACGCACACTTTTCCGGACCTTGAGCCGGAGTCCCTGGACAATGCCGTTGTGCTGGTGGACGCAGAGGGCCGCCTCACTCACCGCACGGGCTTCGAGTTCCTCGGCCAGAAAGATCTGGATGGCATCCTTGCCGGCGCCTCCCGGGCCACGGCCAACTGGATCGCGGTGGATCCCGACGGCGGTCCGGACCATGGCAGCGGGGCCAGTGGAACCGCGACGCCCGGGCCGGAAATCACAGTGGTTTCGCTGACGCGCGGCGCGGTGGAGGTGCGGCTGGTCCGCGTTCAGGGCACATCCCCCGGCACGCCCGCGAGGCTGCGGATCGGCGGCTGGCCCGTGGATGCGGAGTCCCCGACGGAGAGCGAAATCCGTCCCCTTGCCGGCTGGGGCTCACCCCTGGACGACGCCGGAACCTGGCAGCGGGAAGCCCCGCACCCGGTGGGGGAGCGGCTCACTATTCCGTGGATCGGCACGCCGGGCGCGGCCGACGACGGCGACTATGCCGCCGTCGTCGTCCTCGCCGGTGCGGGAGGTGCTGAAGCCGCTGCCGGCGTCCGGTTTGTCCCCGCCCAAGGCGGTCCTGGTGGCGGCGGACGGTTCGAGTTCGCGGACGGAACCGCCGTCGGCCTCTCCGCCGTCTTGGAGTTTTTGTCCAGATAA
- a CDS encoding Gfo/Idh/MocA family protein, whose protein sequence is MKEPQAGELRVGVVGIGWAGQQHLKAYDSLEGVRIVSLAGMEQELRESLQAEYSIPNAFAGWEEMLEHGGLDAISVAVPTFLHAPIAIAALERGLHVLSEKPIARTAVEGQAMVDAARGAGRVLDVAFNHRRRGDIQALKEVIDGGGLGRPYYAKASWLRRSGIPMLGSWFTNPELAGGGPLADIGVHALDYALHLLGEPKVVAVSATTHSELGPRGRGGNNRYTAMAASNAFEVEDFASAFLRLEGGATLLIEAGWASYRETDDVLDFMVYGTDGGAELKVQGTPLAPVGKLRVFTEKDGENADYVPQALPGKAHQAVVDDFVAAVRGGADGWGRHDGSQALYRAQIIDACYQSAQEQREVRL, encoded by the coding sequence CTGAAGGAACCACAAGCCGGAGAACTGAGGGTGGGCGTCGTCGGCATTGGCTGGGCGGGACAGCAGCACCTCAAGGCCTACGATTCCCTGGAAGGCGTCCGCATCGTGTCGCTGGCAGGGATGGAACAGGAGCTCCGCGAATCCCTGCAGGCCGAATACTCGATCCCGAACGCCTTCGCCGGCTGGGAAGAGATGCTGGAGCACGGCGGCCTGGACGCTATCAGCGTGGCAGTGCCGACCTTCCTGCACGCACCCATCGCCATCGCCGCCCTCGAGCGCGGCCTGCACGTGCTGAGCGAGAAGCCGATCGCACGCACCGCCGTCGAAGGCCAGGCCATGGTGGACGCCGCCCGGGGGGCAGGACGCGTCCTGGACGTCGCCTTCAACCACCGCCGCCGTGGTGATATCCAGGCGCTCAAGGAAGTGATCGACGGCGGCGGCCTGGGACGCCCGTACTACGCCAAGGCATCCTGGCTGCGCCGCTCCGGCATCCCGATGCTGGGGAGCTGGTTTACCAACCCCGAACTCGCAGGCGGCGGGCCGCTGGCCGACATCGGCGTCCACGCCCTCGATTACGCCCTGCACCTGCTCGGCGAACCGAAAGTGGTGGCAGTGTCCGCCACCACCCATTCAGAGCTGGGCCCCCGCGGCCGGGGCGGCAACAACCGCTATACCGCCATGGCTGCCAGCAACGCGTTCGAGGTGGAAGACTTCGCGTCCGCGTTCCTGCGGCTGGAAGGCGGCGCGACGCTGCTGATAGAGGCCGGCTGGGCCAGCTACCGGGAGACGGACGACGTGCTGGACTTCATGGTCTACGGGACCGACGGCGGAGCCGAGCTGAAGGTCCAAGGCACCCCGCTGGCACCTGTCGGTAAGCTGAGGGTCTTCACGGAAAAGGACGGCGAAAACGCCGACTACGTGCCGCAGGCCCTGCCAGGCAAGGCGCATCAGGCCGTGGTGGACGACTTCGTGGCGGCGGTGCGCGGCGGTGCGGACGGCTGGGGCCGGCACGACGGATCCCAGGCGCTCTACCGGGCCCAAATCATCGACGCCTGCTACCAGTCGGCGCAGGAGCAAAGGGAGGTTCGTCTCTAA